Genomic DNA from bacterium:
GAAGGAGGAGCCGCGCGGCTCCTCCTTCTTCGTGTAGAATGGACCGGTGAGGTTGGCGTAGGATGGCGAAGATCGGGCAGCTGCGGGGACGCCGCGGACATCGCACCAACTGGGTGCCGGTGGCGGTCTACGTGCTCCTCGTGCTGCTGGTCGGCGGAGGACTCTTCGCCTGGGACCAAGCCTACGAGGCGCGGCAGCGCGCGTTGTTCGCGCCGGCCTCTCCGCCGGTGATCGTCCGCAACATGATCGAGAGCATCGTCGGCGCCGGGGCCGTGTCGAACGTCAAGATCGACGACAAGGCGGGCACCCTCGACGTCACGGTCAAGGACGTGCTCGTCAAGCCCGGCCAGCCGCTCGACGAAAAGAAGAAAAACCTCTCCACCGAAGGCGCCCTCGCGATTCAGTTCGTGCAGAGCCGGCTTCGCTACAAGACCATGACCGTGCATCTCGTCCAGGCCAAGGACGGCAAGCCGCTGGCCACGGTCACGGCGGGCGGCCAGGCCGCCCCGAAGACCGAGTACGCGCCGGACTTGAAGTAAGGTTAGAAGGCGAAGACCGCGCGGACCTCGGCGGTCACCGGCATCGTGCCCGGCAGCACCGGCGTCGCCGGCGCCGCCTGCATCACCGCGAATCCCGGCCGCGGCCCCGTGACCACGCCCACCTGCTCGATTCTGATGAGGCGCAGGCCGCCGACGCCGGCCGCGCCCGCGATCGCGTTGGCGGTGGCCTGCGCGTTCTGCACCGCGAGCCGGACCGCCTGCGCCCGGTACGCCGTCGCATCGCGCAGGGTCCAATTCACGCTGTCCACGCCGTTCGCGCCGGCGCCCACGCCCGCATCGATGACCGCGCCGACGCGGCTGATATCGTCGACGGTGACGAGCACGCGGTTCATCGATTGGTATCCGATGATCGGTCCCGTCCCGCCCGAGTCCGGACGGTGCTGCGGGTACAGGGACACCGTCGTCGTCCGGCTAGCGGTTTGGGGAATCCCCGCGGCCACGATCGCGCGGACCACCTGCGCCATGGTGGCGGCGCTCTGCTGCTGCGCCTCCTGCGCGGTGGGGCGCTGCACGATCACGGAGAGCGCCACGGTCGCGCGGTCGGGCGTGGCATCCACCGAGCCGTCGCCGGTGACGACGATGGTGCGCTCGCGGGCGGCGGGCGGGCCTTCCGGCGCGGGCCTCGGCGTCGGGGCGGTCTGGCTGTAGGCGACGCCGGCGCACCCCACGGCGACGAGCAGCACGGTCGGGACAAGCCAGCGGAACGGCGACATTGTCATCACACCTCCTGATGGTAGCGCACGACTGCTAAAACGCCGCGGAGACGCGCGCGGTTCCTGCGGGGAAGGAACCCCCGCGGTTGGGCAGAACAAAAGGGAGTTCTCGCGCCCCGTGCCGGCGGACCGGCTGCTGTCGGCGGACCGGCTAACGCCGGACTCACCGACCACCATGAAATTACAGCCGGACCCGTCGGCCACCATGAAATGAAAGCACACGGCTCCGACGGAGGGTTGCATGTTCGCATTGAACTTTTATTCGCCGCTGCTGGCCGCCGCGCTCCGCGATGGGACGAAGACGCTGACGGTGCGGCTGGGGGACAAGCGTCCCAAGTATCAGGAAGGTCAAATTGTCTGGGTGACCGTCGGCCAAAAGCACGGCACGCGGCAGAAGGTCTTCACCGCGGTGATCGACCGCGTCGAGGCCAAGCTGCTCCGCGACGTGACGCCGCGCGAGATCATCAAGGACAATCCCGCCGCGCGGGAGCACGGCGATCTGCTCGAGTTTCTCTCGACGATCTACAGCCGGCGCGTCGGCCTCGAGGACACCGTCACCGTCATCCACTTTTCCCGCATCGCCAACGCCAGGGAGGAATGACGCGCCCACTCCGCTGATCGAATGCGTTCCCAACGTGAGCGAGGGCCGGCGGGCCGGCGTGATCGCGCGCATCGCCGGCGCGGCCGGTGCCGGGCCGGGAGCGCGCCTGCTCGACGTCTCTTCGGACGCCGATCACAACCGTACCGTGCTGACCGTGGCGGGCGCGCCGGACGCCGTGTGCGAGGCGGCGCGCCGGGTGGCCGCCGCGGCGGTCGCGGAGATCGATCTCAACGGACATGAGGGCGTGCATCCGCGAATCGGCGCCGTCGACGTCGTGCCGTTCGTTCCGCTCTACCGGGCGTCCATGGCGGAGTGCGCGGCGCTGGCGTACCGGTTCGCGGCGTACGCCGCCGAGTGTCTGCATCTCCCGGTCTACCTCTACGCGGAGGCGGCGCGCCGGCCGGAGTTCCGCAGCCTCGCGGCGATCCGCCGCGGCGGCTTCGAAGGCCTGCGGACCGCGATCGGGACCGCCGGGCGCGGGCCGGACCTGGGGCCGGCGCAGGTGCACCCGACGGCCGGCGCCGTGGCCGTCGGCGCCCGCGGGGTGCTGATCGCGATGAACGTCGACCTGACCGGCGCGGACGTGGCGGTCGCGCGCGCGATTGCCCGCGCGGTCCGGGAGTCGTCGGGCGGTCTGCCCGCGGTCCAGGCCATGGGCGTGTGGCTCCCCCGCCGCGGCGCGGCGCAGGTCTCGATGAACCTGCTCGACTACCGCCGCACGCCGCCGCTGGCCGCGTTCGAACGGGTGCGCGACGAGGCGCAGCGCCGGGGCGCCGGCGTCGCCGCCGGGGAACTGATCGGCTGCGCCCCGCGTGACGCGCTGCCCGCCGATCCTGTGACCGCGCTGCGCCTGCGGGCGTTTCACCCGGGTCAGATCCTGGATCCGGAGCGTCTCGCGGGCGAGCTCGACACCGCCCGCGCGGACGGGCGCCCCTGATCGGGGAGTCCCGGGTGCCGGAGCCGCCCGCCCGGCCCGCCCCGCTGCGGTGCGGGCAGACCGTGTTCGAGTTCGGGCGGCGCACCTTTCTCGTCGGCATCGTCAACATGACGCCCGACTCTTTTGCCGGCGACGGCCTGAACGGCGACGCCGGCGCCGCCGAGGCGATGGGGCAGCGGTGGAAAGAGCAGGGCGCCGACGTGATCGACGTCGGCGGGCAGTCCACGCGCCCGAGCGCGGTGCGGGTGCCGGTCGACGAGGAACTGCGGCGAACGATTCCCGCCGTGCGCCGGCTCGTGTCGGTCGGACTGCCGGTGAGCGTCGATACGTCGTCCGCGCGCGTCGCCGCCGCGGCGCTCGACGCCGGAGCGGCCCTGATCAACGACGTGACCGCGCTCACCGGAGATCCCGCGATGGCCGGTGTCGTCGCGCGCGCCGGCGTGCCCGTCGTGTTGATGGACGGGCGCAACCGCCGCGGCGCCGCGGACATCATGGCGGAGACGCACGCCTACCTCGCCGGCCGCCTGCGCGCGGCGGGCGCGGCCGGCATCGAGCCCGTCCGGGTCGTCGTCGATCCGGGGTACGGATTCGGCGTTTCGCTCGCGCAGAACATGGAGATGCTGCGGCGTCTCAGGGAACTCACCGCGCTCGGCCGTCCGATTCTAATCGGCACGTCGCGCAAAGGGAGCATCGGCAGGGTGTTGAACCTCCCCGTCTATCAGTTGATGGAGGGCACGGCCGCCACGATTGTGATCGCCATCGCCAACGGCGCCGACTTCGTGCGCGTGCACGACGTCCGGGCGATGGTCCGCGTCGCGCGGATGACGGACGCGATCGTGCGCGGTCTTCCGTGAGCGACCGCATCGTGCTGACCGGGCTCGCCTTCTACGCCCACCACGGCGTGGGCGGGGAGGAACAGGAGCGCGGGCAGGTGTTCACCGTGGACGTCGCGGTCGAGGCCGATCTGCACCGCGCCGGACACACCGACGAGCTCGCGGACACGCTCGACTACCGCGACCTCTACGCGCGGATCAGGGATGCGATGACCGGGACGCGCTATCATCTGCTGGAAGCCGCCGCGGAAGCGGTCGCGCACGCGGTGCTCGGCGTCGACCGCGTGCGCGCGGTGACGGTGTGCGTGCGCAAGCCGCACGTGCGGCTCGGCGGCCCGCTCGAGAGCGCCGCCGTCGAAGTGACCCGCCGCCGGGGACCGGTGTGAGCCGCGCGTTTCTCGGTCTCGGCTCGAACGTCGGCGACCGCGCGGGATACCTGCGTGACGCCGTCCGCGGGCTCGATGCCCCGGATCTCCGCGTGACGGGACGATCCGGCGTGTACGAGACCGTCCCCTGGGGGCTGACCGGCCAGGCCACGTACCTGAATCAGGTGGTCGCCGTGGAGACCACGCTCTCGCCGCGCGCGCTGCTCGGCCGGTGCCGCGCCGTCGAGGCGGCGCTGGGGCGCGTGCGGGGTGAGCGGTGGGGTCCCCGCACCGTCGATGTGGATATTTTATTGTACGGAGACGCGACCATCCGTGAGCCCGGCCTGGCGGTGCCCCACGTGGATCTGGCCCGCCGCGCGTTCGTGCTCGTGCCGCTCGCCGAGGTGGCGCCGGGGTTGCGGCTCCCGGACGGGACGGCCGTCGACTCGCTGCTCGCGGCCAGCCCCGACCGCGAGTCGGTCTGGCGCTGGGACGACGCCGACGCCGGCACGATCGGCCGCGAGGTTCGCTGGTACGACACGCTGCCCTCGACCAACGAGCTTGCCCGCCGCGAGGCCGAGGCCGGCGCGGCGGAGGGGCTGGTCGTCGTCGCCGAACAGCAGACCGCCGGGCGGGGACGGCTCGGCCGCGTCTGGGTATCCCCTCCGGGTGGACTCTGGTTTTCGATCATCTTGAGGCCGTCTCTCGGGGTGGCGCAGATCCCGCTCGTCGGGCTGGCCGCGGCCATCGCGACGGCCGCAGCGATCGAGGAGACGACGGGCCTGCACCCGCGCCTGAAGTGGCCGAACGACGTGCTCGTCGGCGGCCGCAAGGTCGCCGGGCTGCTGCTCGAGGCCGGACCCGTCCGCCGCGACTCGCCGGCATGGCTCGTCGCCGGCATCGGCATCAACGTGAACGTGGCGCCGGAGGCCCTGCCGTCGCGCCCGCGGTATCCCGCGACCTCGCTTGCCGCGGCGACGGGCGGCTCCGCCGATCGCGGGCGGCTGCTGCGGGCGCTGCTCCGCCGGCTGAACCGGGACTACGATGAACTCCGGACGCGCGGCGGGGAGGACATCCTGGCGCAGTGGCGGGCGCGATCGGAGACGCTCGGTCGGGTCGTGCACGTGTCCACCGCGTCGGAGACGATCGAGGGCTTGGCCCGCGACGTCGACGAGACCGGGGCGCTGCTGGTTCGAACGCGCGGCGCCGACCGGCGGATCGTCGCGGGCGACGTCACCGGCGAGGCGGAGGCGGGGGCACAATGACCGGGCCGGGGAGCCGGCGGTGACGCACCGCGCCATCACCGACGTGCCCGGCGTGGCGGTCGGGCATGCCACGGATGGCGGGCATCTCACCGGATGCACCGTCGTCGTGTGTGAGGCCGGCGCGATCGCGGGGGTGGCCGTGCTGGGCGGCGCGCCCGGCACGCGCGAGACGGATCTCCTGCGTCCCGAGGCGCTCGTCGATCGCGTGCACGCGATCGTCCTGGCCGGCGGCAGCGCGTTCGGCTTGGCCGCGGCGGACGGCGTGATGCGCGTCCTCGAGGCCCGCGGCATCGGATTCCAGACCGGTGCAGGGCCGGTGCCGATCGTCCCCGCGGCGGTCCTCTTCGATCTTGCGATCGGCAGCGCCGCGGTGCGTCCGGACGCGGCGATGGGTGAGGCGGCGTGCCGCGCGGCCCGGCCGGGACCGGTCGAGGAGGGGAACGTCGGCGCCGGCACGGGCGCCACCGTCGGCAAGCTGCGGGGCGCGGAGAGCCGGATGAAGGCAGGCGTGGGCACGTGGAGCGTGCGCCTGCCCGGCGGCGCAACGGTGGGCGCCCTCGTGGCGACCAACGCGTTCGGCGACGTGCTCGATCCCCACACCGGCCGGATTCTTGCCGGCGCCCGAGATCCCAAGACCGGCGCGTTTCTCGACACCGCCTCGCGGCTCATCGAGGACGACGCGCCGCTCCGCCGTCCGTTCCAGAACACGAGCATCGGGGTGGTCGCGACCGACGCGGTCCTCACCAAGGCCCACGCCGCGCGGCTGGCCATCGCGGCGCACGCCGGCCTCGCGCGCGTCGTCTCGCCTTCGCACACGTCGGCCGACGGCGACACGTTCTTTGTTCTCGGCACCGGGACGACGGCGGCCGGCCGGCTGGCGCTCGAAGCC
This window encodes:
- the folB gene encoding dihydroneopterin aldolase; its protein translation is MSDRIVLTGLAFYAHHGVGGEEQERGQVFTVDVAVEADLHRAGHTDELADTLDYRDLYARIRDAMTGTRYHLLEAAAEAVAHAVLGVDRVRAVTVCVRKPHVRLGGPLESAAVEVTRRRGPV
- a CDS encoding SIMPL domain-containing protein (The SIMPL domain is named for its presence in mouse protein SIMPL (signalling molecule that associates with mouse pelle-like kinase). Bacterial member BP26, from Brucella, was shown to assemble into a channel-like structure, while YggE from E. coli has been associated with resistance to oxidative stress.) — translated: MTMSPFRWLVPTVLLVAVGCAGVAYSQTAPTPRPAPEGPPAARERTIVVTGDGSVDATPDRATVALSVIVQRPTAQEAQQQSAATMAQVVRAIVAAGIPQTASRTTTVSLYPQHRPDSGGTGPIIGYQSMNRVLVTVDDISRVGAVIDAGVGAGANGVDSVNWTLRDATAYRAQAVRLAVQNAQATANAIAGAAGVGGLRLIRIEQVGVVTGPRPGFAVMQAAPATPVLPGTMPVTAEVRAVFAF
- a CDS encoding P1 family peptidase; translated protein: MTHRAITDVPGVAVGHATDGGHLTGCTVVVCEAGAIAGVAVLGGAPGTRETDLLRPEALVDRVHAIVLAGGSAFGLAAADGVMRVLEARGIGFQTGAGPVPIVPAAVLFDLAIGSAAVRPDAAMGEAACRAARPGPVEEGNVGAGTGATVGKLRGAESRMKAGVGTWSVRLPGGATVGALVATNAFGDVLDPHTGRILAGARDPKTGAFLDTASRLIEDDAPLRRPFQNTSIGVVATDAVLTKAHAARLAIAAHAGLARVVSPSHTSADGDTFFVLGTGTTAAGRLALEAAVAGAVMEAVARSVRLAKSAGGAPGLAG
- the ftcD gene encoding glutamate formimidoyltransferase; this translates as MECVPNVSEGRRAGVIARIAGAAGAGPGARLLDVSSDADHNRTVLTVAGAPDAVCEAARRVAAAAVAEIDLNGHEGVHPRIGAVDVVPFVPLYRASMAECAALAYRFAAYAAECLHLPVYLYAEAARRPEFRSLAAIRRGGFEGLRTAIGTAGRGPDLGPAQVHPTAGAVAVGARGVLIAMNVDLTGADVAVARAIARAVRESSGGLPAVQAMGVWLPRRGAAQVSMNLLDYRRTPPLAAFERVRDEAQRRGAGVAAGELIGCAPRDALPADPVTALRLRAFHPGQILDPERLAGELDTARADGRP
- a CDS encoding biotin--[acetyl-CoA-carboxylase] ligase; this translates as MSRAFLGLGSNVGDRAGYLRDAVRGLDAPDLRVTGRSGVYETVPWGLTGQATYLNQVVAVETTLSPRALLGRCRAVEAALGRVRGERWGPRTVDVDILLYGDATIREPGLAVPHVDLARRAFVLVPLAEVAPGLRLPDGTAVDSLLAASPDRESVWRWDDADAGTIGREVRWYDTLPSTNELARREAEAGAAEGLVVVAEQQTAGRGRLGRVWVSPPGGLWFSIILRPSLGVAQIPLVGLAAAIATAAAIEETTGLHPRLKWPNDVLVGGRKVAGLLLEAGPVRRDSPAWLVAGIGINVNVAPEALPSRPRYPATSLAAATGGSADRGRLLRALLRRLNRDYDELRTRGGEDILAQWRARSETLGRVVHVSTASETIEGLARDVDETGALLVRTRGADRRIVAGDVTGEAEAGAQ
- a CDS encoding ASCH domain-containing protein — protein: MFALNFYSPLLAAALRDGTKTLTVRLGDKRPKYQEGQIVWVTVGQKHGTRQKVFTAVIDRVEAKLLRDVTPREIIKDNPAAREHGDLLEFLSTIYSRRVGLEDTVTVIHFSRIANAREE
- the folP gene encoding dihydropteroate synthase → MPEPPARPAPLRCGQTVFEFGRRTFLVGIVNMTPDSFAGDGLNGDAGAAEAMGQRWKEQGADVIDVGGQSTRPSAVRVPVDEELRRTIPAVRRLVSVGLPVSVDTSSARVAAAALDAGAALINDVTALTGDPAMAGVVARAGVPVVLMDGRNRRGAADIMAETHAYLAGRLRAAGAAGIEPVRVVVDPGYGFGVSLAQNMEMLRRLRELTALGRPILIGTSRKGSIGRVLNLPVYQLMEGTAATIVIAIANGADFVRVHDVRAMVRVARMTDAIVRGLP